In the Pseudanabaena sp. PCC 7367 genome, one interval contains:
- a CDS encoding ABC transporter substrate-binding protein, with the protein MNRINNLGNLDRRQLLKLGSFVLGAGVLSACSANNEPAPSSSDQSLDQDQQLDKIALGLGWKAEAEYGGYYQAVATGIYAEYGLEVDVQETPPQANLTQMLMGGVIDFSLGNAVSSIKALQEGIPKVTIASIFQKEIQVLLAHPGVGNDSFEALKGKPIFLSPAVNTTYWPLLKSKYGYDDSQQRPYNFNIGPFLIDENSVQQGLLTAEPFTIAQEAGFDPVILQLAEAGYNPYSFTIDTKRETIAQKPDLVQRFVDASIKGWYSYLENPAPGNELIQKDNPEMSAEQIAYSIEKLKEYEVIKAGVATKLGIGAMTDDRWQSLYNELVEYGIVEAGLDYQEAYTLEFANKGVAYYQS; encoded by the coding sequence ATGAACAGGATTAACAACCTTGGCAATCTCGATCGCCGCCAACTCCTGAAGCTCGGCTCCTTTGTCCTGGGGGCAGGGGTCTTGTCTGCTTGTAGTGCAAACAATGAACCTGCACCGAGCAGCAGCGATCAATCGCTAGATCAAGATCAACAATTAGATAAAATTGCTCTGGGTCTAGGTTGGAAAGCAGAAGCCGAATATGGCGGTTATTATCAAGCCGTGGCCACTGGCATTTATGCTGAATATGGCCTGGAAGTGGATGTGCAGGAAACACCGCCCCAGGCTAATTTGACCCAGATGCTAATGGGTGGGGTAATTGATTTTAGTTTGGGTAATGCGGTTAGTTCGATCAAGGCGCTGCAAGAGGGGATTCCCAAGGTGACGATCGCGTCGATCTTCCAAAAAGAGATCCAGGTTTTATTGGCACATCCTGGCGTGGGCAATGATTCCTTCGAGGCGCTGAAGGGGAAGCCAATTTTCCTCTCGCCTGCGGTGAATACTACCTACTGGCCACTACTGAAAAGTAAATATGGCTACGATGACAGCCAGCAACGCCCCTATAACTTTAATATTGGCCCCTTTTTAATCGATGAAAATTCAGTCCAGCAAGGGCTGTTAACCGCCGAGCCATTTACGATCGCCCAGGAGGCTGGTTTTGATCCGGTGATCCTGCAACTTGCCGAAGCCGGGTATAACCCCTATTCCTTTACGATCGATACCAAAAGAGAAACGATCGCACAAAAGCCCGATCTGGTACAGCGATTTGTGGATGCTTCAATTAAGGGTTGGTATAGCTATCTGGAAAATCCCGCCCCTGGCAATGAATTGATTCAAAAAGACAACCCAGAAATGAGCGCCGAGCAGATCGCCTACAGCATCGAGAAGCTCAAAGAATATGAAGTGATCAAGGCAGGGGTAGCAACAAAGCTAGGGATCGGTGCGATGACTGACGATCGCTGGCAGAGTTTATATAACGAATTGGTTGAATATGGCATTGTTGAAGCTGGGCTAGATTATCAAGAAGCCTATACGCTGGAATTTGCCAATAAAGGCGTGGCTTACTATCAAAGCTAA
- the tilS gene encoding tRNA lysidine(34) synthetase TilS — MSGKIAKLLPAKLSEILRSPPPLLPNGAKILIAVSGGQDSLCLAQLLIKLQASWDWQLAIGHCDHRWRSDSQANARHVANLAKNWGLPFWLRTATTPPASEATAREWRYGQLIELAQQTNYNYVVTGHTRSDLAETFLYNAIRGSGSDGLRSLGWQRELSQGILLVRPLLSFSRSQTGSFCEAMSLPIWEDATNQDLKHSRNRIRLELLPYLEQHFNPQVERSLAQTAAILRDEVELLETLATQAWQPEALPRIDRLKLRDLPKALQRRVIRQFLQKHLSKAPNFEQIEKVVSLIYAPRRSRTDPLPGDVWAEVEHSWIWLRSEPNSGSEPNKSNHH, encoded by the coding sequence ATGTCCGGCAAAATTGCAAAATTATTACCGGCGAAGCTGAGCGAGATCCTGCGATCGCCCCCGCCCCTGCTACCAAATGGGGCAAAGATTTTGATTGCGGTTTCCGGTGGTCAGGATTCTCTCTGCTTAGCACAGCTATTAATCAAGCTGCAAGCAAGCTGGGATTGGCAATTGGCGATCGGCCATTGTGATCACCGCTGGCGGAGCGATTCCCAGGCTAATGCAAGGCATGTTGCAAATTTGGCAAAAAACTGGGGCTTACCATTCTGGCTCCGCACCGCCACCACCCCACCAGCAAGTGAAGCTACCGCCAGGGAATGGCGCTATGGTCAATTAATTGAATTGGCACAGCAAACAAATTACAACTATGTCGTAACGGGGCATACCCGCAGCGATCTAGCGGAAACCTTTTTATATAATGCGATCCGGGGTAGTGGTAGTGATGGCTTGCGATCGCTGGGCTGGCAACGGGAGCTAAGCCAGGGCATATTACTGGTGCGGCCGCTGCTGTCATTTAGCCGTAGTCAAACGGGCTCTTTTTGTGAAGCGATGAGCTTGCCAATCTGGGAAGATGCCACCAACCAAGATCTTAAACATAGTCGCAATCGGATTCGCCTGGAACTGCTCCCCTATCTAGAACAACACTTTAATCCGCAAGTAGAACGCAGCCTTGCTCAAACTGCCGCGATCCTCAGGGATGAGGTGGAATTACTAGAAACTCTGGCCACCCAGGCATGGCAACCAGAAGCATTACCACGCATCGATCGCCTCAAGCTGCGTGATCTACCTAAAGCACTCCAACGACGGGTAATCCGGCAGTTCTTGCAAAAACACTTGTCCAAAGCGCCAAACTTTGAACAGATTGAAAAAGTGGTGAGTTTAATTTATGCCCCCAGGCGATCGCGCACCGATCCTTTGCCTGGTGATGTCTGGGCGGAGGTGGAACATTCCTGGATCTGGCTACGCAGCGAGCCTAATTCTGGTTCAGAGCCTAATAAATCAAACCACCATTAG
- a CDS encoding FecR domain-containing protein, translating to MSYLLVFLFTGSKAFGLEPGLTTIEVTNSTYSASSTFSSTLANLEPVADRAIDRSIDLLLASKTKATRAGTIQEVRNRQVWVVSANQKQRQRATAGMELNVGDIVQTKGNAMAQIQLASGITFRVGGNSTTIIQPDRTMRLTAGEALIWAKPGEKVNTQVYGKRAVASIRGTTIHVKVEDDCVFSVWEGSISLKLEKSPDAAVILNTGEQVRVATNVEVMKKFTSDVETIAADRFRQKLADSPLLNDFSTPIDTQAELDRVVEQTYVPRLK from the coding sequence TTGAGTTATCTACTGGTATTTCTGTTCACTGGCAGCAAGGCTTTTGGTTTGGAACCTGGGCTCACCACGATCGAGGTCACTAATTCAACTTACTCGGCTAGTTCTACCTTTAGTTCTACATTGGCAAATTTAGAGCCGGTCGCAGATCGAGCTATTGATCGATCAATAGATTTATTATTGGCAAGTAAAACCAAGGCCACCAGAGCAGGCACGATCCAAGAAGTCCGCAATCGCCAGGTTTGGGTTGTTTCCGCCAATCAAAAACAGCGGCAAAGAGCAACCGCCGGGATGGAACTAAACGTGGGTGACATCGTCCAAACTAAAGGGAATGCAATGGCACAAATCCAACTGGCCAGTGGCATCACCTTTCGGGTCGGTGGTAATTCAACTACGATCATCCAGCCCGATCGCACCATGCGGCTCACTGCCGGGGAAGCCTTAATCTGGGCGAAACCAGGCGAGAAGGTGAATACGCAGGTTTATGGCAAGCGGGCAGTTGCTTCGATTCGCGGCACTACGATCCATGTCAAGGTCGAAGATGACTGCGTTTTTTCGGTGTGGGAGGGTTCAATTTCGCTGAAGCTGGAAAAATCACCAGACGCAGCAGTGATCTTAAATACTGGCGAGCAAGTGAGGGTTGCGACTAATGTGGAGGTAATGAAAAAATTCACCTCCGATGTGGAAACCATTGCCGCCGATCGCTTCCGCCAAAAGCTGGCCGACTCGCCTTTGTTGAATGATTTCAGCACGCCGATCGATACTCAGGCTGAACTCGATCGAGTGGTTGAGCAAACCTATGTACCGCGATTGAAATAG
- the aroB gene encoding 3-dehydroquinate synthase, with product MSSQPAIINVEFEPAATKNKNYQITIAPGILADLGSQMAQLQLGQKSNKVLVVSNPKILDYYGDRVLSSLAQAGFAANHFVIPAGERYKTTKWLYKIHDAAYANHLERNSTIVALGGGVIGDMAGFAAATWLRGINFVQVPTSLLAMVDAAIGGKTGVNHPQGKNLIGAFYQPRLVWIDPQVLSTLPSREFRAAIAEVIKYGVIWDAELFEILSQAKRLDQFRYVDANLLDTILYRCAKAKAEVVAKDEKEGGLRAILNYGHTVGHAIEMVTNYRLFNHGEAVALGMIAAGAIAVAMGLWDQESQDRQLELITKAKLPHKLPPNTDLNQIVTALSHDKKVEHGKVRFILPTAIGHTQISDRVSAELVIKVLQQSLTP from the coding sequence ATGTCCAGTCAACCCGCGATCATTAATGTTGAATTTGAGCCCGCTGCCACCAAGAATAAGAACTACCAGATTACGATCGCCCCTGGCATCCTGGCTGACCTGGGATCGCAAATGGCGCAATTGCAGCTAGGTCAAAAAAGCAACAAAGTCCTGGTGGTATCGAATCCCAAGATTCTTGATTACTATGGCGATCGGGTGTTAAGCTCCCTGGCACAAGCTGGATTTGCCGCCAATCATTTTGTGATTCCGGCCGGAGAACGTTATAAAACCACCAAATGGCTCTATAAAATTCACGATGCTGCCTATGCCAATCATCTAGAGCGCAACTCCACGATCGTGGCGCTGGGGGGTGGTGTAATTGGTGATATGGCTGGGTTTGCTGCCGCTACCTGGTTGCGGGGTATCAATTTTGTGCAAGTACCCACCAGTCTGCTAGCAATGGTCGATGCCGCCATTGGTGGAAAAACCGGCGTAAATCATCCCCAGGGCAAAAACCTGATCGGCGCATTCTATCAACCCCGTCTGGTGTGGATTGATCCCCAGGTGCTAAGTACCTTGCCGAGCCGAGAATTTCGCGCCGCGATCGCTGAGGTAATTAAATATGGTGTGATCTGGGATGCTGAATTATTCGAGATTTTGAGCCAAGCCAAGCGCCTCGATCAGTTTCGGTATGTGGATGCAAATTTGCTGGACACAATTTTATATCGCTGCGCCAAAGCCAAGGCCGAAGTTGTCGCCAAGGATGAAAAAGAAGGTGGCCTCAGGGCGATCCTCAATTATGGCCATACCGTCGGTCATGCGATCGAAATGGTGACCAATTATCGGCTATTTAATCATGGCGAGGCCGTGGCGTTGGGGATGATTGCCGCTGGGGCGATCGCCGTGGCGATGGGCTTATGGGATCAAGAGAGTCAAGATCGCCAGCTAGAATTAATTACTAAGGCCAAATTACCCCACAAGTTGCCACCTAATACTGACTTGAATCAAATTGTGACCGCATTGAGTCATGATAAGAAGGTGGAACATGGCAAGGTTCGGTTTATTTTGCCCACCGCGATCGGCCATACCCAAATCAGCGATCGGGTCAGCGCAGAACTGGTCATCAAAGTTTTACAACAAAGCTTGACACCATAA
- the infC gene encoding translation initiation factor IF-3 codes for MKKSKRDLPTINERIKFPQIRVVSADGEQLGIMPPQEAMTIADERELDLVLVSDKADPPVCRIMDYGKYKFEKEKKEREARKKQHTADLKEVKMRYKIDEHDYQVRINHASRFLKGGDKVKATVMFRGREIQHVNLAEDLLNRMANDLMEVADIQQAPKREGRNMTMLMAPKKTEGK; via the coding sequence ATGAAGAAATCCAAGCGAGATCTCCCTACCATCAATGAACGCATCAAGTTTCCCCAAATTCGTGTAGTTAGTGCGGATGGGGAGCAACTAGGCATTATGCCGCCCCAGGAAGCGATGACGATTGCAGATGAGCGGGAACTGGATTTAGTGCTGGTCAGCGATAAAGCTGATCCACCAGTTTGCCGGATCATGGATTACGGCAAGTACAAGTTTGAGAAAGAGAAAAAAGAGCGCGAAGCCCGTAAAAAACAGCATACCGCTGATCTCAAGGAAGTGAAGATGCGCTACAAGATCGATGAGCATGACTATCAAGTGCGGATCAATCATGCCTCGCGGTTTTTAAAAGGTGGCGACAAAGTCAAAGCTACGGTGATGTTTCGGGGTCGAGAAATTCAGCATGTCAATTTGGCTGAAGATCTACTCAATCGGATGGCGAACGATCTGATGGAAGTAGCGGATATCCAACAGGCTCCCAAGCGTGAAGGCCGTAATATGACTATGCTGATGGCACCCAAAAAGACAGAGGGTAAGTAA
- the acsF gene encoding magnesium-protoporphyrin IX monomethyl ester (oxidative) cyclase translates to MVATPTKETQQSPSTQRRKETILSPRFYTTDFEAMAKMDITDSEADYQAILEEFKADYNRRHFRRDKDFDQSWEHLDDRTKQAFRVFLEGSCTSEFSGFLLYKEIAVKLKDKSPLMAECFSLMSRDEARHAGFLNKAMPDFNLQIDLSVLSKSKQYVYFAPKFIFYATYLSEKIGYWRYIKIHQHLAKNPENRIYPIFKFFENWCQDENRHGDFCNLLLKSQPQFVSDWRAKLWCRFFLLSVFATMYLNDICNRSDFYEAIGLDTQQYVEAVLRDTNEESARAFPVILDLENPKFWSCLEKCVAINGKLKAIAESNQPKVIKKLRALPHYVANGWQFVTMYLLKPIDVDKAAVL, encoded by the coding sequence ATGGTAGCTACCCCCACAAAAGAAACACAGCAATCACCATCCACGCAAAGACGTAAGGAGACCATTCTTTCACCTCGCTTCTACACCACTGATTTTGAAGCGATGGCAAAGATGGATATTACTGATAGCGAAGCAGACTATCAGGCGATCCTAGAAGAGTTCAAAGCCGACTACAATCGCCGTCACTTCAGGCGTGACAAGGATTTTGATCAGTCCTGGGAGCACCTTGACGATCGCACCAAACAAGCATTCAGGGTGTTTTTGGAAGGTTCTTGCACCTCTGAATTTTCTGGCTTTTTGCTCTACAAGGAGATTGCAGTCAAACTAAAAGACAAAAGCCCGCTCATGGCAGAGTGTTTCTCGCTAATGAGCCGTGATGAAGCAAGACATGCTGGCTTTTTGAATAAAGCAATGCCAGATTTTAATCTGCAAATCGATCTGTCGGTGCTATCAAAAAGTAAGCAGTATGTTTACTTTGCACCCAAGTTTATTTTCTATGCCACCTACTTGTCCGAGAAGATCGGCTACTGGCGCTATATCAAAATCCATCAACACCTGGCCAAGAATCCTGAGAATCGGATCTATCCTATTTTTAAATTCTTTGAGAACTGGTGTCAGGATGAAAACCGTCATGGTGATTTCTGTAACCTGTTGCTGAAGAGCCAACCGCAGTTTGTGAGTGATTGGCGTGCCAAGCTATGGTGTCGTTTCTTCCTGCTGTCGGTGTTTGCCACCATGTATCTCAACGATATTTGCAATCGCTCTGATTTTTATGAAGCGATCGGCTTGGATACCCAACAATACGTCGAGGCAGTGTTGCGGGATACCAATGAAGAATCTGCCAGAGCATTTCCAGTCATCCTGGATCTCGAAAACCCCAAATTCTGGAGTTGTCTAGAAAAATGCGTAGCGATCAATGGCAAGCTCAAGGCGATCGCGGAATCTAATCAACCAAAGGTAATCAAAAAACTTAGAGCTTTGCCCCATTATGTTGCTAATGGTTGGCAATTCGTGACGATGTATTTACTCAAGCCGATCGATGTGGATAAGGCAGCCGTACTCTAA
- a CDS encoding photosystem I assembly protein Ycf4 has protein sequence MATEISGNDTNILHYKIVGSRRFSNIFFGVIVAIGAIGFLLAGLSSYLHTPLLPMIPTPDLQFVPQGLALTGYGAAGILLDIYLWAIVVLDVGSGFNEFNQNSQKARIFRLGYPGKNRKIDFEYDLKDIQAIRVEIRNGLNPKRALYIRVKGKNDIPITQVGQPMALSKLEDRAAELAKFLGVPLEGL, from the coding sequence ATGGCAACTGAAATCTCTGGCAATGATACTAATATTTTGCACTACAAAATAGTCGGCTCACGGCGCTTCAGCAATATTTTCTTTGGCGTTATTGTGGCGATCGGCGCGATTGGTTTTCTGCTGGCGGGGCTGTCTAGCTATTTACATACGCCACTGCTGCCAATGATCCCCACACCAGATCTACAATTTGTACCCCAGGGTTTGGCACTGACGGGCTATGGTGCAGCGGGAATCCTGCTGGATATCTATCTTTGGGCGATCGTGGTACTAGATGTGGGTAGCGGCTTTAATGAATTTAATCAAAATAGCCAGAAAGCCAGAATTTTTCGGCTTGGCTATCCTGGCAAAAATCGCAAGATTGATTTTGAATATGACCTAAAAGATATTCAAGCGATCCGGGTTGAGATCCGCAATGGCCTCAATCCCAAGCGGGCGCTTTACATTCGGGTCAAGGGTAAAAATGATATCCCGATTACGCAGGTTGGTCAGCCAATGGCATTGTCTAAGCTGGAAGATCGTGCTGCCGAGTTGGCTAAGTTTTTGGGTGTGCCGTTAGAAGGTTTATAG
- a CDS encoding lipopolysaccharide assembly protein LapA domain-containing protein, whose translation MLRTFVYILLWVLIMGVAIFASQNLTLVTIKLFIFESIRLPLGLVLVTCAGAGGVVATLWQVSARAQRRQFTDRVGSKRVNASRGNAASFGDRKSSSRSKQSRQSKQSGGGWEDDWLDGKDQDDWL comes from the coding sequence ATGCTGCGCACGTTTGTATATATCTTGCTCTGGGTTTTGATCATGGGCGTTGCCATCTTTGCCAGCCAGAACCTGACCCTGGTAACGATCAAGCTGTTTATATTTGAATCGATTCGCTTACCGCTAGGCTTAGTTTTGGTTACTTGCGCTGGGGCGGGGGGCGTGGTGGCGACCCTTTGGCAGGTTAGTGCTAGAGCACAGCGTAGGCAATTTACCGATCGCGTTGGTAGCAAGCGGGTCAATGCCAGTCGGGGTAATGCGGCTAGTTTTGGCGATCGTAAATCCTCTTCTCGCTCTAAGCAGTCGCGTCAATCGAAGCAATCTGGTGGTGGTTGGGAGGATGACTGGCTCGATGGTAAGGATCAAGATGATTGGCTTTAA